From a region of the Butyrivibrio sp. AE3004 genome:
- a CDS encoding DUF6796 family protein, translated as MIFITPVLGIIGIIGGLLCATADLLLDLKGTKNKKLGKMGVIDSEWENMAHWRFVLSDILAMFAVPIASRLMKTAHNLAGGEKDIAVYLIANENAVPFYEKLGMKKSDDVMQYNHIEWTEWTVE; from the coding sequence ATGATTTTTATAACACCAGTGCTTGGAATTATAGGCATAATAGGAGGACTGCTTTGTGCAACGGCTGATCTTTTGCTGGATTTAAAAGGGACGAAAAATAAGAAACTTGGAAAAATGGGAGTGATTGACAGCGAATGGGAAAACATGGCACATTGGAGGTTTGTACTGTCTGATATTCTGGCGATGTTTGCAGTACCGATAGCTTCAAGACTAATGAAGACAGCGCATAATCTCGCTGGTGGAGAAAAAGACATAGCTGTTTATCTTATTGCAAATGAAAACGCTGTACCTTTTTACGAGAAGCTTGGAATGAAAAAATCAGATGATGTGATGCAGTATAACCATATCGAATGGACTGAATGGACAGTGGAATGA
- a CDS encoding GNAT family N-acetyltransferase, whose amino-acid sequence MSNYTIRLEEKKDYREVENLVRESFWNVYRPGCSEHYVIHVLRDDPAFIPELDFVMEQDGKLIGQNMFMKTVIEADDGRTIDVLTMGPIGITPELKRKGYGKAILDYSLEKAAEMGFGAVLFEGNIGFYSHCGFDYASKFGIRYHDLPEGADASFFLCRELVPGYLDGITGVYQTPKGYYVEDSDVEEFDKTFPPKEKLKLPGQIFD is encoded by the coding sequence ATGAGTAATTACACAATTAGATTAGAAGAAAAGAAAGATTATAGAGAAGTCGAAAATTTAGTAAGGGAATCATTTTGGAACGTGTATCGTCCCGGGTGCAGTGAGCACTATGTAATTCATGTGCTCAGAGATGATCCAGCATTTATTCCTGAACTTGACTTTGTTATGGAGCAGGATGGGAAACTGATCGGACAGAACATGTTCATGAAAACTGTCATTGAGGCTGATGATGGAAGAACTATTGATGTGCTTACCATGGGCCCCATTGGAATTACACCTGAACTTAAGAGAAAAGGCTATGGAAAGGCAATTCTTGATTATTCTCTGGAAAAAGCTGCAGAGATGGGATTTGGAGCAGTTCTTTTTGAAGGGAATATCGGATTCTACAGCCATTGCGGATTTGACTATGCAAGCAAGTTTGGGATCAGATACCATGATCTTCCAGAGGGCGCAGATGCGTCATTTTTCCTGTGCAGAGAGCTGGTCCCGGGATATCTTGATGGCATCACAGGGGTATATCAGACCCCTAAGGGATACTATGTTGAAGACTCAGATGTCGAGGAGTTTGACAAGACATTCCCTCCGAAGGAAAAATTAAAGCTTCCCGGACAGATTTTTGATTGA
- a CDS encoding CPBP family intramembrane glutamic endopeptidase yields the protein MEKRVKWYVGLSYFVFWFMVLGLCGTASMVFHCPPVVMRILSNICAWAPTIVLLIGFKYFCPDRSIADFYKKAFGGKISIVTLVASAILTLGATIITVFVLSLIQGKAFGEYWNLGFYPFWASFLFSITTGPTGEESGWRGYLRPYLNAKYSFFTASMIQGVIWAFWHTILWFVDSDYMGIQMIPYVLSNVIVMTGLCFIMNLFMEKNDNLIYGIVIHFCFNFLYCFLQVDIWFYVVLSAIYMVIIALICWKKSTLSNK from the coding sequence ATGGAAAAACGTGTAAAATGGTACGTAGGTCTAAGCTATTTTGTATTTTGGTTTATGGTGCTGGGATTATGCGGGACAGCAAGCATGGTATTTCACTGCCCTCCGGTTGTAATGAGGATTTTATCCAATATCTGCGCATGGGCACCGACAATTGTGTTGCTTATAGGGTTTAAGTATTTTTGCCCTGACCGCAGTATTGCTGATTTTTACAAAAAAGCTTTTGGTGGAAAGATAAGCATAGTAACGCTGGTAGCTTCAGCTATACTTACTCTTGGAGCTACTATTATTACAGTATTTGTTTTGTCCTTGATTCAGGGGAAGGCATTTGGTGAGTACTGGAATCTTGGATTCTACCCGTTCTGGGCGTCATTTTTATTCTCGATCACAACGGGGCCAACAGGAGAAGAGTCAGGCTGGAGAGGTTATCTTCGCCCATACCTTAATGCAAAATACAGCTTTTTTACAGCATCGATGATACAGGGAGTTATATGGGCATTCTGGCATACCATACTCTGGTTTGTAGATTCAGATTATATGGGAATCCAGATGATACCATACGTTCTGTCCAACGTTATTGTAATGACGGGACTTTGCTTTATCATGAATCTTTTCATGGAAAAGAACGATAACCTGATCTATGGCATAGTGATACACTTTTGCTTTAATTTCCTGTATTGTTTCTTGCAGGTTGATATTTGGTTTTATGTGGTTTTGTCTGCGATATACATGGTTATAATTGCGCTGATATGCTGGAAAAAGAGTACGTTGTCCAATAAGTGA
- a CDS encoding GNAT family N-acetyltransferase, with protein sequence MRTDIKFKNYTDDKYDALCGFLIALNEKDDSHINWNWARLEWMIEHPEFDKSLKNSIGLWIVDDKIVGAAIYDMYFGEGFCGVLPEYKDLYQAVLEYACNELKDDSGFGRAICDENPTEIEMVQELGFKIADQDEIIMERKLDDSLEAKLTDGLKFFSPDPVKDAYDLQWLFWQGFDHGYDKAEFEREEEIVPRVRKHFNKNLGVAAVNEKGEMVACCLLWYMTETDYVYVEPVCTIPSYRGKGVAKAVIFEALGRAKKLGAKRAYVISDMEFYERLGFRKKYHYSFWFKK encoded by the coding sequence ATGAGAACTGATATTAAATTCAAGAACTACACAGATGACAAGTATGATGCATTATGTGGTTTTCTCATTGCATTAAATGAGAAAGATGATAGCCACATTAACTGGAACTGGGCGAGACTTGAATGGATGATTGAACATCCTGAATTTGATAAGAGCTTAAAGAACTCCATTGGCCTTTGGATTGTGGATGACAAAATTGTTGGCGCTGCAATTTACGATATGTATTTTGGTGAGGGCTTTTGCGGAGTCCTTCCGGAGTATAAAGATTTATATCAGGCCGTTCTGGAATATGCCTGCAATGAGCTTAAAGACGATTCCGGTTTTGGAAGGGCAATCTGTGATGAAAATCCCACTGAGATAGAGATGGTTCAAGAACTGGGATTTAAAATTGCCGATCAGGATGAGATCATAATGGAGAGAAAGCTTGATGATTCACTTGAAGCAAAACTCACGGACGGGCTTAAATTCTTTTCCCCGGATCCCGTAAAAGATGCTTATGACCTTCAGTGGCTCTTCTGGCAGGGATTTGACCATGGCTATGACAAAGCAGAATTTGAGCGGGAAGAAGAAATCGTTCCAAGAGTCAGGAAGCATTTTAACAAGAATTTGGGTGTTGCTGCTGTGAATGAAAAGGGAGAAATGGTGGCATGTTGTCTGCTATGGTATATGACAGAGACTGACTATGTTTATGTTGAGCCTGTATGCACTATTCCCTCATATAGAGGAAAAGGCGTTGCTAAGGCTGTTATCTTTGAAGCGCTGGGCAGAGCCAAAAAGCTTGGAGCAAAAAGAGCTTACGTCATTTCCGATATGGAATTCTATGAGAGGCTCGGCTTTAGAAAGAAGTATCATTATTCATTTTGGTTTAAGAAATGA
- a CDS encoding CPBP family intramembrane glutamic endopeptidase has translation MRKLYEKNRILFAVLCIVLYCVVMSYLKGNFGYQSIAMLLGITVFANGIILFVKRNHLEKECGLASWPKNTKRFLYFIPMWILATGNLWDGFALSYHGIELVIAVLSMILVGFAEEMLFRGFLFTAMLSKERTAVAIIVSSLTFGMGHIINLFTGQTSLETILQVIFAVSWGFILTFVFYKSGSIFPCIIAHSMIDAFSMFGADNALVDQIYVGVTIVVAIVYCIYLGKIKEDVKKNEN, from the coding sequence ATGAGAAAGCTGTATGAAAAGAACAGGATATTATTTGCGGTTTTGTGCATTGTTTTGTACTGCGTTGTTATGTCGTACTTAAAAGGAAATTTTGGATATCAGAGCATTGCAATGCTGCTTGGTATAACTGTCTTTGCGAATGGAATCATTCTTTTTGTAAAGAGAAATCATCTGGAAAAAGAATGCGGATTAGCTTCATGGCCCAAGAACACAAAAAGATTCTTATACTTTATCCCTATGTGGATATTGGCGACCGGAAATCTTTGGGATGGTTTTGCACTGTCTTATCACGGAATTGAGCTTGTTATTGCAGTGCTTTCTATGATCCTGGTTGGATTTGCGGAAGAGATGTTGTTTAGGGGATTTCTTTTTACAGCAATGTTGTCAAAGGAAAGGACAGCAGTAGCTATAATTGTTTCTTCACTTACTTTTGGTATGGGGCACATTATTAACCTTTTTACAGGACAGACAAGCTTAGAAACTATACTTCAGGTGATCTTTGCGGTTTCCTGGGGATTTATCCTTACATTTGTTTTTTATAAGAGTGGGAGCATTTTTCCATGCATAATAGCCCACTCAATGATTGATGCCTTTTCTATGTTTGGGGCTGACAACGCACTTGTGGATCAAATTTATGTTGGGGTTACAATAGTTGTAGCAATTGTCTATTGCATTTACCTTGGAAAGATCAAAGAGGATGTAAAAAAGAATGAGAACTGA
- a CDS encoding MFS transporter encodes MKNRIKELRDFYIIWITQSLSQLGSAITGFALTLWMYEKTGSALSTAALTICTYAPYVIMSIFAGAITDKFDKKKTMLICDLLAALTTVAVFVLYKTDTLTMWHLYAINAFSGLMNTVQQPASEVAYSLIVPKEHYQKTSGFQQLSRSLISIGNPLIAAALYGLAGLDTVIAVDLLSFAIAFVALLFFIKLPEIKDGTSKDENVIKLAKEGLKFLKETPLILTVILFMAGVNLTASAFDAVLPALVIPQKGNNVYGIVTACSGLAMVAGSFLPMILPKPKDRVRVIYLTMLFALGIENFLLAFARSSVLWCIGQIIGWVFVPLMAANQNVIMRNVIPIELQGRVYACRNTLQFFTIPIGLFLGGLFVDKICEPFMALKSNDPFWTFLFGSGKGSGAAMMMFILGVTGTAICIISGQIMKKYKYTE; translated from the coding sequence ATGAAAAACAGAATAAAGGAATTAAGAGATTTTTACATAATCTGGATCACACAGAGTCTATCACAGCTTGGAAGTGCAATAACAGGATTTGCGCTTACACTGTGGATGTATGAAAAGACCGGATCAGCGCTGAGTACAGCAGCGCTTACAATCTGTACATATGCGCCATATGTCATTATGAGCATTTTTGCAGGAGCTATAACAGATAAATTCGACAAAAAGAAAACCATGCTCATATGCGATCTTTTAGCGGCGCTTACGACGGTAGCTGTATTTGTGCTGTATAAAACAGATACGCTGACCATGTGGCATCTATATGCCATCAATGCCTTTTCAGGTCTTATGAACACTGTCCAGCAGCCTGCTTCGGAAGTGGCATATTCACTTATCGTTCCAAAAGAGCATTATCAAAAGACCAGTGGCTTTCAGCAGTTGTCACGTTCGCTTATTTCAATTGGCAATCCGCTGATAGCTGCAGCACTTTATGGATTGGCAGGGTTGGATACGGTTATTGCGGTAGACCTTTTGTCTTTTGCCATAGCATTTGTGGCATTATTGTTCTTTATAAAACTACCTGAGATCAAGGACGGAACAAGTAAGGACGAAAACGTGATCAAACTGGCAAAGGAGGGGCTAAAGTTCCTAAAAGAAACTCCGCTTATACTTACTGTAATACTGTTTATGGCGGGGGTTAACCTCACAGCTTCAGCCTTTGATGCTGTACTTCCGGCCCTTGTCATACCTCAAAAAGGTAACAATGTTTATGGGATCGTAACAGCATGCTCAGGACTGGCCATGGTAGCAGGAAGTTTCCTTCCAATGATCCTGCCAAAGCCCAAGGACAGGGTAAGAGTCATATATCTCACGATGCTTTTTGCGCTGGGGATAGAGAACTTTTTACTGGCCTTTGCAAGAAGCTCTGTTTTATGGTGCATAGGCCAGATAATAGGATGGGTGTTTGTTCCACTCATGGCAGCCAACCAGAATGTAATAATGCGCAATGTCATTCCAATAGAGCTTCAGGGAAGAGTATACGCTTGCAGAAATACTCTGCAGTTTTTTACTATTCCGATCGGACTTTTCCTTGGCGGACTCTTTGTAGACAAGATTTGCGAACCGTTTATGGCATTGAAAAGTAATGATCCATTCTGGACTTTTCTTTTCGGAAGCGGAAAGGGTTCAGGCGCCGCAATGATGATGTTTATTCTTGGTGTGACAGGAACAGCCATATGTATAATCTCCGGTCAGATTATGAAAAAATATAAATATACTGAGTAA
- a CDS encoding GNAT family N-acetyltransferase, which yields MVGEIMLIPQLNKGRLIIDSFHVSTDYRRRGIGRSLLEAARQEALKRGAHALYASCCSSEETINFYSAMGFRLCSDPISSYVEDEPYDLQMECIIK from the coding sequence GTGGTTGGCGAGATTATGCTGATCCCCCAGCTAAATAAAGGGCGACTCATCATAGATAGCTTTCACGTGTCCACGGATTACCGTCGTCGTGGAATTGGCAGATCCCTGCTTGAAGCCGCCAGACAGGAAGCCCTGAAGAGAGGAGCGCATGCCTTGTATGCATCCTGTTGTTCTTCTGAGGAAACGATAAACTTCTATTCCGCTATGGGGTTCCGTCTCTGTTCTGACCCAATTTCATCTTATGTGGAAGATGAGCCATATGATCTTCAGATGGAATGTATTATTAAGTAA
- a CDS encoding response regulator transcription factor, whose protein sequence is MKLFLLEDDDAIGMGLKYSLEKEGYEVVHVKTKADAEDAFSINTFDICILDINLPDGNGYDVCKFIKEKEDVPVIFLTASDAEVNVVMGLEMGADDYVCKPFRINELMARIKTVLRRSGKGLANSGAERSGILEIKNVRIHTGEAKVGLLDESTEKEEMVELTALEYRLLLAFYNNRGVVMSRSQLLEEMWDVSGDFVNDNTLTVYIKRLRDKIEKDPANPQIIKTVRGLGYILEK, encoded by the coding sequence ATGAAGCTGTTTTTACTTGAAGATGATGACGCAATTGGAATGGGGCTTAAGTACTCTCTGGAAAAAGAGGGGTATGAGGTCGTTCATGTTAAAACAAAGGCAGATGCAGAAGACGCCTTTAGCATAAATACATTTGATATATGCATCCTGGATATCAATCTTCCGGATGGAAATGGCTATGATGTGTGCAAATTCATCAAAGAAAAAGAGGATGTTCCGGTAATCTTTCTTACAGCAAGCGATGCAGAAGTCAACGTGGTCATGGGCCTTGAGATGGGTGCAGATGATTACGTGTGCAAGCCCTTCAGGATCAATGAGCTCATGGCCAGGATCAAGACTGTTCTTAGAAGAAGTGGCAAAGGGTTGGCTAATTCTGGAGCGGAGAGAAGCGGGATCCTTGAAATAAAAAACGTCCGCATTCATACTGGCGAAGCTAAAGTTGGCTTATTGGATGAGTCGACTGAAAAAGAGGAAATGGTTGAGCTTACTGCCCTGGAGTACAGATTGCTTTTAGCATTTTATAATAACAGGGGCGTTGTTATGTCAAGAAGTCAGCTCCTTGAAGAGATGTGGGATGTAAGCGGTGATTTTGTCAACGATAATACTCTTACTGTCTACATTAAAAGACTTAGGGATAAGATAGAAAAAGACCCGGCTAACCCTCAGATCATTAAAACCGTCAGAGGACTTGGGTATATACTTGAAAAGTGA
- a CDS encoding MATE family efflux transporter, giving the protein MRERNTIFGTGKFYKTALTIAVPIMLQQLIQSMVSLIDNFMVSGLGDISMSGVNVAGQILFVFMVFINTICMTGGIFLTQFFGARDQNGMRQAFMFKLFAGFIALIPYLMVCIVYPREILSLMVIGNTQAALILDEAVKYMRIMSLVGVPMTISVSIASSLRDMGKVKTPLVVTVIATLTNTVFNYLLIYGNFGFPALGVQGAAYATVIARTLEFIIFAFIYFRGRPDFAILFNRDFMIDGKLFKEILKKGALMLFCEMTWVLSETLTTAIYNGRGGADVVSGMASSFAIANLFFVAFGGIYSATSVIIGKTLGEGNLQKARSEKTWLLSGSFVFGVAMTFVGFATTIIVPVVFGRLSPNAITISRNMVIMMSFFMPIWVMINAQQAVARAGGDTKMGAYVDAGITITVMLPMLFLLARFTDIGPVQMYLCIKILDIVKIGIFHFWLKKERWLNNLTCEHQPEPLVQNAS; this is encoded by the coding sequence ATGAGGGAAAGAAATACAATTTTTGGAACTGGAAAATTTTATAAAACCGCCCTTACGATAGCGGTGCCTATAATGCTCCAGCAGCTTATACAGAGCATGGTTTCACTGATAGATAATTTTATGGTATCGGGACTTGGTGATATATCTATGTCCGGAGTAAATGTGGCAGGTCAGATACTCTTTGTGTTCATGGTCTTTATTAATACTATATGCATGACCGGAGGTATATTTCTTACACAGTTTTTTGGAGCCAGAGATCAAAACGGTATGCGACAGGCATTTATGTTTAAACTGTTTGCTGGATTTATAGCATTGATCCCATATCTTATGGTGTGCATTGTTTATCCAAGAGAAATCCTGTCGCTTATGGTTATTGGAAATACACAGGCTGCGCTTATTCTTGATGAAGCAGTTAAATATATGAGGATCATGTCTCTGGTTGGAGTTCCCATGACCATTTCTGTGAGTATAGCAAGCTCACTCAGGGATATGGGAAAAGTTAAAACACCACTTGTTGTAACAGTAATTGCAACACTTACAAACACAGTATTCAATTATCTTCTTATTTATGGAAATTTTGGCTTCCCTGCACTTGGTGTACAAGGAGCTGCTTATGCAACTGTTATAGCAAGGACGCTTGAGTTTATCATATTCGCTTTCATATATTTCAGGGGAAGACCTGATTTTGCAATTCTCTTTAACAGGGATTTCATGATAGATGGAAAGTTGTTTAAGGAAATTTTAAAGAAAGGAGCCCTGATGCTTTTTTGCGAGATGACCTGGGTTCTTTCTGAAACTTTGACTACGGCTATCTATAATGGAAGAGGCGGAGCAGATGTTGTCTCAGGAATGGCATCGAGTTTTGCTATAGCGAATCTGTTCTTTGTGGCATTTGGCGGTATTTACTCAGCAACCAGTGTGATAATCGGCAAGACTCTGGGTGAGGGCAATCTTCAAAAGGCACGTTCAGAAAAAACATGGCTTTTATCCGGATCTTTTGTATTTGGTGTTGCAATGACATTTGTAGGATTTGCGACCACAATTATTGTTCCTGTTGTATTTGGAAGGCTAAGCCCGAATGCTATCACAATTTCAAGAAATATGGTAATTATGATGTCATTCTTTATGCCGATATGGGTGATGATCAATGCGCAGCAGGCTGTAGCAAGAGCCGGTGGTGACACAAAGATGGGGGCATATGTTGATGCCGGAATAACGATAACAGTAATGCTCCCTATGCTCTTTTTACTTGCAAGATTCACTGATATTGGCCCGGTACAGATGTATCTTTGCATTAAAATCCTTGATATTGTAAAGATTGGGATATTCCATTTTTGGCTGAAAAAAGAGCGCTGGCTTAATAATCTAACTTGCGAGCATCAGCCGGAGCCGCTTGTACAAAATGCTTCATAA
- a CDS encoding ABC transporter ATP-binding protein: protein MNILEIRNLCKVYGIGETRVDALKDVSFDIEQGEFVAIVGPSGSGKSTLLHILGGVDVPTSGSCNIAGTDIGKLDETKLAIFRRRNIGLIYQFYNLIPILNVEENMTLPILLDGKKPDKKLLNDLVEKLGLKERLSHLPNQLSGGQQQRVSIGRALMNHPALLLADEPTGNLDSENSKEIISLLRKFNKENNQTVIIITHDEKIALSADRVITIEDGRITRDSKKEGVMAS, encoded by the coding sequence ATGAACATTTTGGAAATCAGAAACCTTTGCAAAGTTTATGGAATAGGAGAGACAAGAGTTGATGCTCTGAAAGATGTCTCTTTCGATATAGAACAGGGAGAGTTTGTGGCAATCGTAGGACCCTCCGGGTCTGGCAAGTCTACACTGCTCCATATTCTTGGCGGGGTTGACGTTCCAACATCGGGAAGCTGCAACATCGCAGGTACCGATATTGGGAAGCTTGATGAAACAAAGCTTGCGATCTTTCGAAGAAGAAACATCGGACTTATTTATCAGTTTTACAACCTTATTCCAATCCTGAACGTGGAAGAAAATATGACACTTCCAATCTTGCTGGATGGGAAAAAACCTGATAAAAAGCTCCTTAATGACCTTGTGGAAAAGCTTGGATTAAAAGAGAGATTATCACATCTTCCAAATCAGCTCTCCGGAGGCCAACAGCAGAGGGTATCAATAGGTAGGGCGCTTATGAATCATCCGGCTCTTCTTCTTGCAGACGAGCCCACAGGTAACCTGGATTCTGAGAACAGTAAGGAGATCATTTCTCTGCTTCGAAAGTTCAACAAGGAAAACAACCAGACGGTTATCATCATCACACATGATGAAAAGATCGCACTTTCCGCTGACAGAGTTATCACCATCGAGGATGGCCGGATAACAAGGGATTCAAAGAAAGAAGGGGTGATGGCATCATGA
- a CDS encoding sensor histidine kinase yields MFRNKEFKFMFITAAVFTAALSVCGYAICGIPAAALILILGIGITTGFVMITRRRYADIDALNSYLVRVLAGDEAPGILDQEEGELSLLKTNIYKATSTLNYQKDLLSKDKLALSNAIADISHQLKTPLTSMIVMNDLLKTEDDEGKRMEFLKTQSNQLDRMNWLIQTLLKLSKIDAGTITMKPEDIQAEQLIKEVIKPFEIQMELKNIKCTRHISDISFSCDRNWTIEALQNIVKNCIEHMDSGDELSISTSDTNIYKEITIEDTGCGIAEEDLPHIFERFYKGKNAGKDSVGIGLALSKTIITSQHGDIIVESTEGVGARFSVRFYKTII; encoded by the coding sequence ATGTTCAGGAATAAGGAATTCAAGTTTATGTTTATTACGGCAGCTGTTTTTACAGCTGCTCTTTCTGTATGTGGATATGCTATTTGTGGCATACCTGCAGCTGCTTTGATATTGATCCTGGGAATAGGCATTACAACAGGGTTTGTGATGATCACAAGGCGAAGATATGCTGATATTGATGCCCTGAATTCTTATCTTGTAAGAGTTCTTGCCGGAGATGAAGCCCCTGGTATTCTGGATCAGGAAGAGGGCGAACTGTCACTTCTTAAGACAAACATCTACAAGGCAACATCTACTCTTAATTATCAAAAAGATCTTTTATCAAAAGATAAGCTGGCACTTTCAAATGCCATAGCAGATATCAGTCATCAGCTCAAGACTCCTCTGACATCCATGATCGTCATGAACGATCTTTTAAAGACAGAGGATGATGAAGGGAAGCGAATGGAGTTTCTTAAGACACAGTCAAATCAGCTGGACAGGATGAACTGGCTGATCCAGACGCTCCTGAAATTATCCAAGATTGATGCAGGTACCATAACCATGAAGCCTGAAGATATACAGGCAGAGCAGCTGATCAAGGAAGTTATAAAACCCTTTGAAATTCAGATGGAACTGAAAAATATAAAATGCACAAGGCATATTTCTGATATTTCTTTTAGCTGTGACAGGAACTGGACTATAGAAGCACTTCAAAATATTGTGAAAAACTGCATTGAACATATGGATAGTGGTGATGAGCTGTCAATAAGTACATCCGACACCAACATCTACAAGGAGATCACAATTGAAGATACCGGCTGCGGAATAGCAGAAGAAGACCTTCCGCACATTTTTGAAAGGTTCTATAAGGGCAAAAATGCCGGGAAGGACAGCGTGGGTATAGGGCTTGCTCTTTCAAAGACAATCATTACCAGCCAGCATGGTGACATAATTGTGGAGAGCACTGAAGGTGTGGGGGCCAGATTCTCTGTTCGTTTCTATAAGACGATCATTTAA
- a CDS encoding EFR1 family ferrodoxin (N-terminal region resembles flavodoxins. C-terminal ferrodoxin region binds two 4Fe-4S clusters.) — protein sequence MKTLYLSSTGNCLYVAKCLGGECLSIPKLIKQGIYEIKDDVVGIVFPVYGLCIPPYIEDFLQKLKAECNYLFAIATYGCFAGSVCNEVNKITLANGRKFDYINSVLMGENCITFADMKKQEGDSKKQQDAIDQIVGDIVEKKKYVKRNSFLSKLISSSHKKKYEFPIGIGITEEVTVNDACTGCGTCSRLCPMGNIHIENGRPLFSKSCISCGACIQNCPNNAIHHNREKSSARYRNPHIEIGELLIS from the coding sequence ATGAAAACCTTGTATTTAAGCTCAACTGGAAATTGCTTGTATGTGGCCAAGTGCTTGGGAGGAGAGTGTTTATCTATTCCCAAGCTGATCAAACAGGGAATCTATGAGATAAAAGATGATGTTGTGGGTATAGTATTTCCGGTTTACGGGCTTTGCATACCACCATATATTGAGGATTTTTTGCAGAAACTGAAGGCGGAATGCAACTATCTCTTCGCCATAGCAACTTACGGATGTTTTGCCGGATCTGTTTGCAACGAGGTAAACAAGATTACTCTGGCAAATGGAAGAAAGTTCGACTATATTAATTCTGTTTTAATGGGCGAGAACTGCATTACTTTTGCTGACATGAAAAAACAGGAAGGCGATAGCAAAAAGCAGCAGGACGCAATTGACCAGATTGTGGGCGATATAGTTGAAAAGAAAAAGTATGTAAAGAGGAATTCGTTTTTAAGCAAACTTATTTCAAGTAGTCATAAGAAAAAGTATGAGTTTCCTATAGGAATTGGTATTACAGAAGAAGTTACCGTGAACGATGCGTGTACGGGATGTGGCACATGTTCAAGACTTTGTCCAATGGGAAATATACATATTGAAAATGGTCGTCCACTCTTTTCAAAGAGCTGTATAAGCTGCGGAGCATGTATCCAGAACTGCCCTAATAATGCTATCCACCATAATAGAGAGAAAAGTTCTGCCAGATATAGGAATCCACATATAGAAATTGGTGAGCTTTTAATTTCTTAA